One genomic window of Tenacibaculum tangerinum includes the following:
- a CDS encoding ribonuclease E/G yields the protein MKTELIIRSNSSDIDFALLRDGKLIELNKETSDNNFSVGDIFLAKIGKVMTGLNAAFVNVGYPKDGFLHYHDLGPQVQSLNKFIKKVSTGNYKEFTLKNFRFEEDINKDGSINDVLKSGQNLLVQIVKEPISTKGPRISSELSIAGRFLVLVPFSNRISVSQKIADPKEKERLKKLAKSIKPKGFGLILRTVAEGKKVAELDKDLQNSLERWKTMCKRIANNNTPTKILSELNRASSILRDVMNDSFTSIVTNDETLKVEIKEYLQEIYPEKEKIVKHHRSDVPIFEKYGIERQIKTSFGKTVSMSKGAYLVIEHTEALHVIDVNSGNRSNKSLNQEETALEVNLIAASEIARQLQLRDMGGIIVVDFIDMKSAENRQKLYQHLKEAMSLDRTKHKILPPSKFGLVQITRQRVRPELEIKTREPNPNKNGEVEAPIVLLDKIEAELERILNNGKNYKEITLNVHPFIAAYLTKGVNSIRFKWFVQHKKWIKILPRDAYQYLQYKFYLKKKA from the coding sequence ATGAAAACAGAATTAATAATTCGTTCCAATTCTTCTGATATTGATTTCGCCTTACTAAGAGATGGTAAACTTATTGAGTTAAACAAAGAAACAAGCGACAATAATTTTTCAGTCGGAGACATTTTTCTAGCTAAAATAGGAAAGGTAATGACTGGATTAAATGCTGCTTTTGTAAATGTTGGATATCCAAAAGATGGTTTTTTACACTATCACGATTTGGGACCGCAAGTGCAATCTTTAAACAAATTCATTAAGAAAGTAAGCACAGGTAATTACAAAGAATTCACTTTAAAAAACTTCCGATTTGAAGAAGACATCAACAAAGATGGAAGTATTAACGATGTACTAAAATCAGGTCAAAATTTACTAGTACAAATTGTAAAAGAACCCATATCTACCAAAGGTCCGCGCATTAGCTCAGAGCTTTCTATTGCAGGTAGATTTTTAGTTTTAGTTCCTTTTTCTAACCGTATATCGGTATCGCAAAAAATAGCAGATCCGAAAGAAAAGGAACGTTTAAAAAAATTAGCAAAAAGTATCAAACCAAAAGGGTTTGGACTTATTTTACGTACTGTTGCTGAAGGTAAAAAGGTAGCAGAACTTGATAAAGATTTACAAAATTCACTCGAGCGTTGGAAAACGATGTGCAAACGCATAGCCAACAACAATACACCAACTAAAATATTGAGCGAGTTAAACAGAGCATCGTCTATATTAAGAGATGTAATGAACGATTCTTTTACAAGTATAGTAACCAACGATGAAACCTTAAAGGTTGAAATTAAAGAGTATTTACAAGAGATTTATCCTGAAAAGGAAAAAATTGTAAAACACCACCGTTCTGATGTTCCTATTTTTGAAAAATATGGTATCGAACGACAAATAAAAACATCGTTTGGTAAAACAGTTTCGATGAGCAAAGGAGCTTATTTAGTTATTGAACATACCGAAGCTTTGCATGTTATCGATGTAAACAGTGGTAATCGTTCAAACAAATCCTTAAATCAAGAAGAAACAGCTTTAGAAGTCAATTTAATTGCTGCCAGTGAAATAGCTCGTCAATTACAGTTACGAGATATGGGCGGAATTATCGTAGTTGATTTTATCGATATGAAGTCTGCCGAAAACAGACAAAAGTTATATCAACATTTAAAAGAAGCGATGTCTTTAGATCGTACGAAGCATAAAATTTTACCTCCAAGTAAATTTGGTTTAGTACAAATTACAAGACAACGTGTACGACCTGAATTAGAGATAAAAACACGTGAACCAAACCCAAATAAAAATGGAGAAGTTGAGGCTCCTATCGTTTTATTAGATAAAATAGAAGCCGAACTAGAACGCATTTTAAACAATGGCAAAAACTATAAAGAGATTACGTTAAACGTACACCCATTTATAGCTGCTTATTTGACAAAAGGCGTGAACTCAATCCGTTTTAAATGGTTTGTACAACACAAAAAGTGGATTAAAATATTACCTAGAGATGCTTACCAATACTTACAGTACAAATTCTACTTAAAAAAGAAGGCATAA
- the mutY gene encoding A/G-specific adenine glycosylase translates to MVLAKQLIYWYLKNKRELPWRKTKNPYHIWLSEIMLQQTRVAQGLPYFLAFTKEFPTVFDLAKANESKVLKLWQGLGYYSRARNLHFTAKYVAEELNGVFPKTYKELLTLKGVGDYTASAIASICYNEPVAVVDGNVYRVLSRFFGIDTPINSNKGVKEFKELAQTLIDTSQPGVYNQAIMDFGALHCKPQNPLCHECPLADSCVALAKNQVKNLPVKEKTIKIKKRYFNYIVPVTPQNETVLEERKGKGIWQGLYQFPLIETTKKIGEKELIESKQFTTLFPKETTISLFYNKDIVHKLSHQHLITRFWIVKTEIVNKEMINWAEVKKHPVPVLIDKFLQEYLNEKS, encoded by the coding sequence ATGGTTTTAGCTAAGCAATTAATATATTGGTATTTAAAAAATAAAAGAGAACTTCCTTGGAGAAAAACAAAGAATCCGTATCATATTTGGTTAAGTGAAATTATGCTACAACAAACAAGAGTTGCCCAAGGATTGCCCTATTTTTTGGCGTTTACAAAAGAATTTCCGACCGTGTTCGATTTAGCAAAAGCAAACGAGAGCAAGGTGCTAAAATTATGGCAAGGTTTAGGCTATTATTCAAGAGCAAGAAACCTTCATTTTACAGCTAAGTATGTAGCAGAAGAATTAAACGGGGTATTTCCTAAAACATATAAAGAGTTGCTTACTTTAAAAGGAGTGGGAGATTATACAGCTTCTGCCATAGCTTCTATATGCTATAATGAACCCGTAGCAGTAGTTGATGGTAATGTATACAGAGTTTTATCGCGCTTTTTTGGGATAGATACCCCCATTAATTCCAACAAAGGGGTTAAGGAATTTAAAGAATTGGCACAAACCTTAATAGATACCTCACAACCTGGCGTATATAATCAGGCAATTATGGATTTCGGAGCATTGCATTGCAAACCTCAAAATCCGTTGTGTCATGAGTGTCCGCTCGCAGACAGCTGTGTAGCGTTGGCAAAAAATCAGGTAAAAAACCTTCCTGTAAAAGAAAAAACGATAAAAATAAAAAAACGATACTTTAATTATATAGTACCTGTTACACCGCAGAACGAAACTGTTTTAGAAGAAAGAAAAGGAAAGGGTATTTGGCAAGGATTGTATCAGTTTCCTTTAATAGAAACTACTAAGAAAATAGGCGAAAAAGAATTGATAGAAAGTAAACAATTCACGACACTTTTTCCGAAGGAAACCACCATTTCCTTATTTTACAACAAAGACATTGTTCACAAATTATCTCACCAACATTTAATTACGAGATTTTGGATTGTGAAAACGGAGATAGTAAACAAAGAAATGATAAACTGGGCAGAGGTTAAAAAACACCCAGTACCAGTGCTTATTGATAAGTTTTTACAAGAATACTTAAACGAGAAATCTTAA
- a CDS encoding HU family DNA-binding protein, which translates to MTKADIVSKISDKSGIEKADVLATVEAFMEEVKDALENGDNVYLRGFGSFIIKTRAEKTGRNISKNTTIKIPAHNIPAFKPSKVFTEGVKTKVAVK; encoded by the coding sequence ATGACAAAAGCAGATATCGTATCTAAAATTTCAGATAAAAGTGGAATTGAAAAAGCAGATGTTTTAGCGACTGTTGAAGCATTCATGGAAGAAGTAAAAGATGCATTAGAGAATGGAGATAATGTATATTTAAGAGGTTTTGGTAGCTTCATTATTAAAACCAGAGCAGAAAAAACTGGTAGAAATATTTCTAAGAATACAACTATCAAGATTCCTGCACACAATATCCCTGCTTTCAAGCCTTCAAAAGTGTTTACCGAAGGAGTGAAGACTAAGGTGGCTGTAAAGTAA